One Etheostoma cragini isolate CJK2018 chromosome 18, CSU_Ecrag_1.0, whole genome shotgun sequence DNA window includes the following coding sequences:
- the scml4 gene encoding sex comb on midleg-like protein 4, with protein sequence MSTLSAGSEMQTPALCPQFIAGPQAKVPGRKRGRPPIRKLEFQSHYVEPLSPPKVPKKRGRKPGFKLKPRMVMSPLANSPPSSTPEPEMGSIPQDAAIVPHSATPQVLTAETSMLDDFLCDPPVDSKRYAVDPNDSAFNVMTSQYPPKHSYSYRGSSCSTPMGLCRQASSPGSFQEANRNAYSPMPDSGECKRPTGKDPSSWGVEEVVWFIKDADPQALGPHADTFRKHEIDGDALLLLKSEMMMKYLGLKLGPALKLCYHIERLKQNRL encoded by the exons CTGGCAGGAAGAGGGGACGGCCACCAATCCGTAAACTGGAGTTCCAAAGTCACTATGTTGAGCCTCTGTCGCCTCCCAAGGTCCCAAAGAAGAGAGGCAGAAAACCCGGCTTTAAG cTGAAGCCCAGGATGGTGATGTCCCCACTAGCTAACTCTCCTCCCAGCAGCACACCAGAGCCTGAGATGGGCTCCATCCCACAGGATGCTGCCATTGTCCCCCACTCTGCCACACCTCAAGTGCTAACAG CAGAGACGTCGATGCTTGATGACTTCTTATGTGACCCGCCAGTGGACTCCAAACGCTACGCTGTAGACCCTAATGACTCTGCCTTCAATGTCATGACATCACAGTACCCACCGAAGCACTCTTACAGTTACCGTGGCAGCAGTTGCTCTACCCCAATGGGCTTGTGTAGACAAGCGTCGAGCCCAGGAAGCTTCCAGGAAGCAAACAGGAATG CTTACAGTCCGATGCCAGACTCTGGAGAGTGCAAGCGTCCTACTGGGAAGGACCCATCCAGCTGGGGAGTTGAGGAGGTTGTTTGGTTCATCAAAGATGCTGACCCCCAAGCCCTGGGTCCCCACGCTGATACATTCAGGAAGCAT GAAATAGACGGAGATGCTCTGCTCTTGCTGAAAagtgagatgatgatgaagtaTCTGGGACTTAAGCTGGGACCTGCGCTCAAACTCTGTTACCACATCGAAAGGCTTAAACAAAATCGGTTGTGA